One genomic window of Moorella glycerini includes the following:
- the spoIIP gene encoding stage II sporulation protein P: MGILTFQESRQGAATRVFSLKNLLISQAHTEGQYSVLVDEQGRMLDMMARRVYLNDEYIAADNRRYKVIRVEGNRAVCREIGIEQLSQGEETIAVPARTAVPVQAGGNQVIGVYHSHDDESYVPTQGAESIPGSGGVLQVGTAFANRLRSLGLTVYHDQTSHAPHDDAAYRRSRRTAMGLLQKGAAAIFDLHRDGVPDPTFYRRTINGQDVTMIRLVVGRENQNMSANLDFAKRLKAAADARYPGLIRGIFIGAGSYNQDLSPRAMLLEVGTHTNTLAEAERGTTLFADVVPPVLGVAARPTAARTPSTAADWKGVLFVILAFVLGGAAFLIISAGSWEKAVARLKQFTSIEWVNLLGWRRSRRPLLTREAGQGPGNQKEIVKLDKKPAAESTPNDERADWQKE; encoded by the coding sequence ATGGGTATCCTTACCTTCCAGGAAAGCCGGCAGGGAGCTGCCACCAGGGTTTTCAGCCTGAAAAACCTGCTGATAAGCCAGGCCCATACCGAAGGCCAGTATTCCGTTTTAGTTGACGAACAGGGCCGGATGCTGGATATGATGGCCCGCCGGGTTTACCTTAACGATGAGTATATTGCCGCCGACAACCGCCGTTATAAGGTAATTCGCGTGGAAGGCAACAGGGCCGTCTGCCGGGAAATAGGTATAGAGCAACTTTCCCAAGGTGAAGAAACGATTGCTGTTCCGGCCAGAACGGCTGTCCCGGTTCAGGCCGGCGGCAACCAGGTAATCGGCGTTTACCATTCCCACGATGACGAATCTTATGTACCTACGCAGGGCGCGGAGAGTATACCCGGCAGCGGCGGTGTCCTGCAAGTGGGTACGGCCTTTGCCAATCGCCTGCGCAGCCTGGGCCTAACGGTGTACCATGACCAGACCTCCCATGCCCCCCATGACGACGCGGCCTACCGGCGTTCCCGCCGTACGGCCATGGGTCTCCTGCAAAAAGGAGCGGCAGCCATTTTTGACCTGCACCGGGACGGCGTGCCTGACCCCACCTTTTATCGCCGCACCATTAACGGCCAGGATGTAACGATGATTCGTCTGGTCGTCGGCCGGGAAAATCAGAATATGAGCGCCAACCTGGATTTTGCCAAGCGGCTTAAGGCAGCCGCCGATGCCAGGTACCCGGGCTTGATCAGGGGGATTTTTATCGGTGCCGGCAGTTATAACCAGGACCTGTCACCCCGGGCCATGCTCCTGGAAGTGGGTACCCACACCAACACCCTGGCTGAAGCCGAACGGGGGACAACTCTCTTTGCCGACGTCGTGCCGCCCGTCCTGGGGGTGGCGGCCCGGCCCACGGCCGCCCGGACTCCCAGCACGGCCGCCGACTGGAAGGGCGTCCTGTTTGTCATCCTGGCTTTCGTCCTTGGTGGCGCTGCCTTCCTGATTATTTCTGCCGGCAGCTGGGAAAAGGCCGTGGCCCGACTTAAGCAGTTTACTTCGATAGAGTGGGTCAATTTACTGGGATGGCGGCGGTCAAGGCGGCCTTTGCTGACCAGGGAAGCCGGACAGGGACCCGGCAACCAGAAGGAAATAGTGAAGCTGGACAAGAAACCTGCTGCGGAGTCAACGCCCAATGATGAACGGGCCGACTGGCAAAAGGAATAA
- a CDS encoding DUF3189 family protein, protein MMNGPTGKRNKKLVIYHCFGGSHSSVTAAAIHLGLLPRDRIPTAAELLALPYFDGRSRGEEGELKFMGTDIYGNKVYAAGKKNLGSRFEALLYDLAGVLGVPRQEILLLNTSPLVNLLMRLGGFTSRRLGLTAPGRPVVVWGTRCAFTRLVEFVEQNQHLWIPAPASPGMLWREKHELTRKGPLQ, encoded by the coding sequence ATGATGAACGGGCCGACTGGCAAAAGGAATAAAAAGTTAGTTATCTACCATTGTTTTGGCGGCTCCCATTCTTCGGTTACGGCAGCAGCCATTCACCTGGGGCTTTTGCCCCGCGACAGGATACCTACGGCAGCGGAACTCCTGGCCCTGCCGTATTTTGATGGCCGCAGCCGGGGAGAAGAGGGTGAACTGAAATTTATGGGTACCGATATTTATGGTAACAAGGTATACGCCGCCGGCAAAAAAAACCTGGGCAGCAGGTTCGAAGCTCTACTCTATGACCTGGCCGGCGTTCTGGGGGTACCGCGGCAAGAAATTCTACTTCTAAATACGTCCCCGCTGGTAAATCTATTAATGCGGCTGGGCGGTTTTACTTCCCGCCGTCTTGGCCTGACTGCTCCAGGACGTCCGGTGGTAGTGTGGGGTACCAGGTGTGCCTTCACCAGGCTGGTGGAGTTTGTAGAACAGAATCAGCACCTGTGGATACCTGCACCTGCGTCACCAGGTATGCTCTGGCGGGAAAAACATGAATTAACCCGGAAAGGCCCGTTACAGTGA